In Vreelandella piezotolerans, one genomic interval encodes:
- the nrdR gene encoding transcriptional regulator NrdR translates to MHCPFCGANDTRVTDSRLVAEGDQVRRRRQCASCHERFTTYETAELIMPRVVKSDGSRESFDEAKLRAGMLRALEKRPVSAEAIEASVERIRQTLRARGDREVNAREVGEAVMKALRSLDQVAYIRFASVYRKFQDLDEFRAEIDRLSQEPSDEPAGQGSPNGAS, encoded by the coding sequence ATGCATTGCCCTTTTTGTGGTGCAAACGATACGAGAGTGACGGATTCCAGGCTGGTGGCAGAGGGTGACCAGGTGCGCCGACGCCGCCAGTGCGCCAGCTGCCATGAGCGTTTTACGACGTACGAGACCGCTGAGTTGATCATGCCGCGGGTGGTGAAGTCCGACGGTTCTCGCGAGAGTTTCGATGAAGCAAAGCTACGTGCGGGGATGCTCCGCGCACTGGAAAAACGCCCGGTCAGTGCCGAAGCGATCGAAGCCTCGGTAGAGCGCATTCGTCAAACGTTGCGCGCACGTGGTGACCGTGAGGTGAACGCCCGGGAGGTGGGCGAGGCGGTGATGAAAGCGTTACGTAGCCTCGACCAAGTGGCCTACATTCGTTTTGCCTCTGTATACCGCAAGTTTCAGGACCTGGATGAGTTTCGTGCTGAAATCGATCGGCTCTCCCAAGAGCCCTCCGATGAGCCGGCCGGGCAGGGATCACCGAACGGAGCGTCATGA
- a CDS encoding sugar phosphorylase: protein MTAFEKTVHHYLTQLYGPRAGEVQRRIGQHVAHFREGANAAPTVNGQSVDAPMWSEKDQWVICYGDSIVDEGTPPLAVLDTFLQRYLGDTVSGVHVLPFFPWSSDDGFSVIHYREVNSELGAWSDVQTLASHYDLMADLVLNHVSRESLWFVDYLTGSLPGRDYFIEVDPDTDVSQVTRPRSSPLLVPISTRRGTRHVWATFSEDQIDLNFENPDVLLEFVGILLFYLQQGVRIIRLDAVAFLWKRLGTPCIHLPETHTVVRLLRAIVDEVAPGTLLITETNVPHAENISYFGLERLTQGTPDEAHMVYQFALPPLLLHTLTRGEATTLQTWLNSLPVLPPQCTYLNFTASHDGIGVRPLEGLLPDHERDALLELMHRFGGFVSMRSNPDGSDTPYEINITWFEAMRGTRRGPDPWQIARFLCSQAIMLSLQGIPALYIHTLTGTLNDVEGVERSGRLRSINRRRWQLDELALLLESPATPTHDVFHALHRLLTQRRQEPCFHPNAPQRVIDTPPELLALERGPLPNGRRLLALYNVTDGKVDLTHAGDALHQTLTQHDWQPIGSASTHHDATLPPYAVCWLVADA, encoded by the coding sequence ATGACCGCTTTCGAAAAGACCGTTCACCACTACCTCACCCAGCTATACGGCCCGCGCGCAGGGGAAGTGCAGCGGCGAATAGGTCAACACGTCGCGCATTTTCGCGAGGGAGCAAACGCTGCACCGACCGTTAACGGTCAATCTGTCGATGCACCAATGTGGAGCGAAAAGGATCAGTGGGTCATCTGTTACGGCGACTCGATCGTCGATGAGGGAACGCCACCGCTAGCCGTGCTGGATACGTTTTTGCAACGTTATCTGGGAGACACCGTCAGTGGGGTTCACGTGCTGCCCTTTTTCCCTTGGAGCAGCGACGACGGCTTTTCGGTGATTCATTATCGTGAGGTCAATAGTGAGCTGGGCGCGTGGTCGGACGTCCAAACCCTAGCCAGCCACTACGACTTGATGGCTGACTTGGTACTCAACCATGTCTCCCGAGAGTCGCTCTGGTTCGTCGACTATCTCACCGGTAGCCTACCCGGGCGCGACTATTTCATTGAGGTGGATCCTGACACGGACGTTTCCCAGGTCACCCGCCCGCGCAGCAGCCCGTTATTGGTGCCGATCTCGACGCGTCGCGGCACCCGCCACGTATGGGCTACCTTTTCGGAAGATCAAATCGATCTCAACTTCGAAAACCCGGACGTGCTGCTCGAGTTCGTGGGCATTTTGCTGTTCTACCTGCAGCAAGGCGTACGCATCATTCGCCTGGATGCAGTGGCCTTTCTATGGAAACGGCTCGGCACCCCGTGCATCCATCTGCCAGAGACCCATACCGTCGTGCGCTTACTGCGCGCTATCGTGGATGAGGTGGCGCCCGGCACGCTGTTAATTACCGAAACCAACGTGCCACACGCCGAAAACATTAGCTACTTCGGCTTGGAGCGGTTGACGCAGGGCACTCCCGACGAAGCCCACATGGTGTATCAGTTCGCCCTGCCCCCGCTTTTACTGCATACCCTGACCCGCGGGGAAGCGACGACGCTACAAACGTGGTTGAACAGCCTCCCGGTACTGCCGCCGCAGTGTACCTACTTGAACTTTACCGCAAGCCACGACGGTATAGGTGTACGGCCTCTTGAAGGCCTGCTCCCCGACCACGAGCGTGACGCGCTGCTGGAATTGATGCACCGCTTTGGTGGATTTGTCAGCATGCGCAGCAATCCTGACGGCAGCGACACGCCCTACGAGATCAATATCACATGGTTCGAGGCGATGCGCGGCACCCGCCGTGGCCCGGACCCGTGGCAAATTGCACGCTTTCTCTGCAGCCAAGCGATCATGCTCAGCTTGCAAGGGATCCCTGCGCTCTATATCCACACGCTCACCGGCACGCTGAACGATGTGGAAGGTGTGGAACGTAGCGGCCGCCTGCGCTCGATCAACCGCCGACGCTGGCAGCTCGATGAGCTTGCCTTGTTATTAGAAAGCCCCGCCACCCCGACTCATGACGTTTTTCACGCCCTGCATCGGCTGCTAACACAGCGTCGCCAAGAGCCTTGTTTCCACCCCAACGCCCCGCAGCGCGTGATCGACACTCCCCCTGAGCTGCTCGCCCTCGAGCGTGGCCCCCTGCCTAACGGTCGACGCCTACTCGCGCTCTATAACGTGACCGATGGTAAGGTCGATCTCACTCACGCAGGGGATGCCCTCCATCAAACGCTTACTCAGCATGACTGGCAGCCGATCGGCAGTGCGAGTACTCACCATGACGCGACGCTGCCACCCTATGCCGTGTGCTGGCTGGTGGCTGACGCTTGA
- the dsbG gene encoding thiol:disulfide interchange protein DsbG: protein MSWVSLKSLGRVSLLAATASTAVVSFADELPAPIQALANQGLTIHGQFDAPGGMRGFGASVQGQDMAIYLTPDGEHAIIGTLVDGEGTDLTEAQLDEHVRAPLEADTWALLEESHWIQDGNPDAPRVIYTFTDANCPYCRQLWQQTRPWVEAGKVQLRHIMVGILAPNSPALAATILGAEDPSAALHRHSEGDELSPSAQPRDIEEQVYDNNQLFEQLGLYATPTSAFQRETDSGTVRIDRIQGLPSDERFIEMMGSEAP, encoded by the coding sequence ATGTCATGGGTTTCATTAAAAAGTCTCGGTCGTGTCAGCCTGCTGGCCGCGACAGCTAGCACTGCCGTTGTCAGCTTCGCTGACGAGCTGCCCGCGCCCATTCAGGCGCTCGCCAACCAGGGTTTGACGATTCATGGTCAGTTCGATGCACCGGGCGGAATGCGCGGCTTTGGGGCCAGCGTGCAAGGGCAGGACATGGCGATTTATCTCACCCCCGATGGAGAGCATGCGATCATTGGCACGCTGGTCGACGGTGAAGGCACCGACCTGACTGAGGCCCAGCTCGATGAGCACGTACGAGCGCCGCTAGAAGCCGACACGTGGGCGCTGCTCGAAGAGAGCCACTGGATCCAGGATGGCAACCCGGATGCGCCACGCGTCATCTACACCTTTACTGACGCCAACTGCCCTTATTGCCGCCAACTATGGCAACAAACCCGCCCATGGGTAGAGGCTGGCAAGGTCCAGCTGCGCCATATCATGGTGGGTATTCTAGCCCCCAATAGCCCGGCACTCGCCGCCACGATACTGGGCGCCGAGGACCCATCCGCCGCGCTACATCGCCATAGTGAGGGCGATGAACTCTCCCCCAGCGCACAGCCACGAGACATCGAAGAGCAGGTCTACGACAACAATCAACTCTTCGAACAGCTCGGCCTCTACGCCACTCCCACCAGTGCGTTTCAACGCGAAACCGACAGCGGCACGGTCCGCATAGACCGTATTCAAGGCCTACCCAGCGACGAGCGCTTCATCGAAATGATGGGTAGCGAAGCGCCATGA
- a CDS encoding DUF6691 family protein: MRVPAVKTAAGYLAGLLFGVGLAISGMTDPARVLGFLDVAGAWDPTLMFVLGGAVGTTFVGYRVVFARGTPLFGTHFQLPSKQELDAKLLGGAALFGVGWGLSGYCPGPAIASIGGATLPLLALLAAMVLGWFIAQRLSR, encoded by the coding sequence ATGAGGGTTCCAGCGGTCAAAACAGCGGCGGGATATCTCGCTGGCCTGCTGTTCGGTGTAGGACTCGCGATCTCCGGGATGACCGACCCCGCGCGCGTGCTCGGCTTTTTGGATGTGGCTGGTGCCTGGGATCCGACGTTGATGTTCGTACTGGGTGGCGCCGTCGGCACCACGTTCGTGGGCTATCGCGTGGTCTTCGCTCGCGGCACGCCGCTGTTTGGCACCCACTTCCAACTGCCGAGCAAGCAAGAGCTGGATGCCAAATTGTTAGGCGGCGCGGCGCTGTTTGGCGTGGGCTGGGGGCTATCGGGTTACTGCCCTGGTCCTGCGATCGCCTCCATCGGCGGAGCAACGTTGCCGCTGCTCGCGCTGTTGGCGGCCATGGTGTTGGGCTGGTTCATTGCTCAGCGGCTGTCCCGCTAG
- a CDS encoding YeeE/YedE family protein, protein MNETANGLASLQGLMGGVLIGLSAVWLMGALGRIAGISGIIGGLMTQRPRGDSAWRMAFLAGLVSGPLLVMAAGGGLGNVAGVPGAVIGEPAGGVPLMLLAGLLVGVGTGLGSGCTSGHGVCGLARLAPRSMAATVTFLVAAIATVYVVRHVMGGGA, encoded by the coding sequence ATGAATGAAACAGCCAATGGGTTGGCAAGTTTGCAAGGGTTGATGGGAGGCGTGTTGATAGGCCTCTCAGCGGTATGGCTAATGGGGGCGCTGGGCCGTATTGCCGGTATTAGCGGCATCATTGGAGGGCTGATGACCCAGCGCCCGAGAGGAGACAGCGCGTGGCGCATGGCGTTCTTGGCTGGGCTAGTCAGCGGCCCGTTGCTGGTGATGGCGGCCGGGGGCGGGCTGGGTAACGTGGCAGGCGTCCCCGGTGCGGTGATCGGTGAACCCGCAGGCGGCGTGCCGCTCATGCTGTTGGCAGGCCTGCTGGTAGGGGTAGGCACGGGACTTGGCAGTGGCTGTACCAGCGGTCACGGCGTATGTGGCTTGGCGCGTTTGGCACCTCGGTCGATGGCGGCCACCGTCACCTTCCTGGTCGCGGCCATCGCGACGGTCTATGTGGTTCGCCATGTCATGGGAGGTGGAGCATGA
- a CDS encoding MBL fold metallo-hydrolase yields the protein MQRPIVTHFFDEPTNTFSYVVQDPDSAACAIIDSVLDFDYAAGRTDVRSAEQIIAFVRRQGLTVEWILETHVHADHLSAAPYLHLALGGKTGIGAHIVDVQEIFGKAFNAGSEFARDGSQFDALFKEGDVFAIGGLEGRVLHTPGHTPACLTYVIGDAAFVGDTLFMPDYGTARCDFPGGDARTLYQSIQKVLALPEKTRLFLCHDYQAPGREHYQHETSVAEQRRANVHVHDGITEEEFVKMRTERDATLGMPRLIIPSVQINMRAGEMPPAEDDGQVYLKVPINRF from the coding sequence ATGCAACGCCCCATCGTGACCCACTTTTTCGACGAACCTACCAATACATTCAGCTACGTGGTGCAAGATCCCGACAGTGCTGCGTGCGCCATCATCGACTCCGTACTGGACTTCGATTACGCCGCTGGCCGCACCGACGTTCGCTCGGCGGAGCAGATCATCGCCTTTGTGCGCCGCCAGGGGTTGACGGTGGAATGGATCTTAGAAACGCACGTACACGCCGATCATCTGTCGGCGGCCCCCTATCTACACTTGGCGCTAGGCGGCAAGACCGGTATTGGTGCCCATATCGTCGATGTGCAGGAAATATTCGGTAAGGCTTTCAATGCAGGCTCGGAGTTTGCCCGAGACGGCAGCCAGTTCGATGCGCTCTTCAAAGAGGGCGATGTCTTCGCCATTGGTGGGCTCGAAGGGCGGGTGCTGCACACGCCGGGCCACACGCCCGCCTGTCTGACCTACGTGATAGGCGACGCCGCGTTTGTGGGGGATACCTTGTTCATGCCGGACTACGGTACCGCGCGCTGCGATTTCCCCGGCGGCGACGCACGCACGCTCTATCAATCCATTCAGAAAGTGCTGGCGCTACCCGAAAAAACGCGGCTGTTTTTATGCCACGACTATCAAGCACCTGGACGTGAGCACTATCAACATGAGACGAGCGTGGCCGAGCAGCGCCGAGCGAACGTCCATGTGCATGACGGCATTACCGAAGAGGAGTTCGTCAAGATGCGTACCGAGAGGGATGCCACGTTAGGTATGCCGCGCCTGATCATTCCTTCGGTGCAGATCAATATGCGGGCGGGGGAAATGCCCCCAGCAGAAGATGACGGGCAAGTGTATTTAAAAGTGCCGATCAACCGGTTTTGA
- a CDS encoding methyl-accepting chemotaxis protein: protein MNRLTTTQKLWGTLGIIWVAMLLLVGWLAWENRQTIESERRDSIQHIVSSIHGQLEALQARAESGELTEEEAQQRAIDSIASVRFGEGEYVFAFDDDLAIVSHPNRPRGEDMSAYQDASGMRLYSAFLDVAQAGGGHVDYYSRRISGDDQVPKVSYVAYLPEWGWSLAAGVYVDDINAAFIARLIRSAFILLVIGVPVTLLMGWVIRDVARRLGGDPRYAATVVRHIADGDLTQAATLSANDQHSLLYDINRMRETLAGTISDIHHGADQVNHGVEQIVGVNEELSTRTEEQAASLAETASSMEQLTATVKQNADHADHARTLATKTAESAQRGSDAMASVIHTMENINNSATQMSSIVNTIDAIAFQTNILALNASVEAARAGEQGRGFAVVANEVRQLASRSASAAQEIKGLIENADAQVVEGSRQVKNTGEMINGVVADIQQLSTLVQDISAATIEQSSGIEQVNQAVTQMDQMTQQNAGLVQQSNHATQQLAQLSTQLRHLVTNFKLDHQAPQAAIAPAAITPPMARSSSFSDF from the coding sequence ATGAACCGTTTGACAACGACACAGAAACTTTGGGGCACGCTGGGCATCATTTGGGTGGCGATGCTACTGCTGGTGGGGTGGTTAGCGTGGGAAAACCGCCAAACCATCGAAAGTGAACGACGCGACAGTATTCAGCATATCGTGAGCAGCATCCATGGACAGTTAGAAGCGCTACAGGCACGCGCCGAGAGCGGCGAACTGACCGAAGAAGAAGCGCAGCAGCGAGCCATCGACAGCATCGCCAGCGTTCGTTTTGGTGAGGGGGAGTACGTCTTTGCTTTCGATGACGATTTAGCGATCGTTTCGCACCCTAACCGCCCCAGAGGCGAGGATATGAGTGCCTATCAAGACGCCAGCGGTATGCGACTCTATTCAGCCTTTTTGGACGTTGCCCAAGCCGGTGGTGGCCACGTGGACTACTACTCACGGCGTATTAGCGGTGACGACCAAGTGCCTAAAGTGAGCTATGTTGCCTACCTGCCAGAGTGGGGCTGGTCGCTGGCGGCTGGCGTGTATGTCGACGATATCAATGCCGCCTTCATTGCCCGGTTGATTCGTTCCGCCTTCATCCTCTTGGTGATCGGTGTACCGGTCACCCTCCTGATGGGCTGGGTCATTCGTGACGTTGCCCGCCGACTGGGCGGTGATCCACGCTATGCCGCCACGGTGGTACGTCACATCGCCGATGGGGATCTTACTCAAGCGGCCACCCTCTCCGCTAACGATCAGCATAGCTTGCTGTATGACATCAACCGCATGCGCGAAACGCTGGCGGGCACCATCAGTGACATTCACCACGGCGCGGATCAGGTGAATCACGGCGTGGAGCAAATCGTTGGCGTCAACGAAGAGCTTTCCACCCGTACCGAAGAGCAAGCTGCATCCCTGGCGGAGACCGCCTCCAGCATGGAGCAGCTAACGGCAACGGTAAAGCAGAACGCCGACCATGCTGACCATGCTCGTACCCTCGCCACCAAAACGGCGGAAAGTGCTCAACGTGGCAGCGACGCCATGGCGTCGGTGATTCATACCATGGAGAACATCAACAACAGCGCCACGCAGATGAGCAGTATCGTCAATACCATTGATGCCATCGCGTTCCAGACCAACATTCTGGCACTTAACGCTTCTGTAGAAGCAGCCCGCGCGGGGGAGCAGGGGCGTGGTTTTGCGGTGGTGGCCAACGAGGTTCGCCAGTTGGCTAGCCGCTCGGCGTCTGCTGCCCAGGAGATCAAAGGTTTGATCGAAAACGCGGATGCTCAGGTGGTCGAAGGCAGCCGCCAAGTTAAAAACACGGGTGAAATGATCAACGGTGTAGTGGCTGACATTCAGCAGCTCAGCACGCTGGTGCAGGACATCTCGGCAGCCACCATCGAACAAAGCAGCGGTATCGAGCAGGTCAATCAGGCCGTGACACAGATGGACCAAATGACGCAGCAAAACGCAGGGTTGGTACAGCAGAGTAACCACGCGACCCAGCAACTCGCGCAGCTGAGCACCCAGCTCCGCCATTTAGTGACCAACTTCAAGCTCGACCACCAAGCACCACAGGCCGCCATTGCCCCAGCCGCCATTACCCCACCTATGGCCCGCTCCTCCTCCTTTAGCGATTTTTAA
- a CDS encoding glycosyl transferase — MSDFHQNGVITDFHNLTRRPVEALEQELSQFANRRPMGLILPSLFSELEGPALSAIVDELVKVPYLNEIVIGLDRADREQFLYAREFFSRLPQHTRILWNDGPRLRELDAELESHGLGALEPGKGRNVWYCAGYVLASGRSSVVGLHDCDILTYDRSLLARLMYPVAHPRFNYSFCKGYYPRIAEGKLNGRVSRLMVTPLLRALKTVCGPLPYLDYLDSFRYPLSGEFAMRSDVLEGIRIPADWGLEIGVLSELQRNYSHRQLCQVDIADAYDHKHQPVSEGDATGGLNRMSLDIAKALYRKLATQGVSFSSEDFRTLKATYYRLALDLIEAYDHDATMNGLSLDRHCEEQAVELFASNLLEAGNLFLDNPRERPFIPSWNRVQAAVPDLLARMHEAVELDNQGKV; from the coding sequence ATGAGTGACTTCCATCAAAACGGCGTCATCACCGATTTTCATAATCTTACCCGTCGCCCGGTCGAGGCGCTCGAGCAAGAGCTAAGCCAGTTCGCCAACCGTCGACCGATGGGGCTCATCCTGCCGTCGCTGTTTTCCGAGTTGGAGGGACCCGCGCTATCGGCGATCGTCGATGAGTTGGTAAAGGTGCCGTATCTCAATGAAATCGTGATCGGCCTGGATCGTGCCGACCGTGAACAGTTTTTGTATGCCCGCGAGTTTTTCTCCCGTTTGCCTCAGCACACGCGCATTTTATGGAACGACGGCCCACGTTTGCGCGAACTCGATGCCGAGCTGGAGAGCCACGGCCTGGGCGCACTAGAGCCCGGCAAAGGACGCAACGTGTGGTACTGCGCGGGATACGTATTGGCCTCCGGCCGTTCATCGGTGGTAGGCCTACACGACTGCGATATTCTCACCTATGACCGTAGCTTGCTGGCGCGGCTCATGTATCCCGTGGCGCATCCTCGCTTCAACTACAGCTTCTGTAAAGGGTATTACCCTCGTATTGCCGAAGGAAAGTTGAATGGCCGCGTGTCGCGGCTGATGGTGACGCCGCTGCTGCGGGCGCTCAAGACCGTATGCGGGCCGCTGCCTTATCTGGATTATTTGGATAGCTTTCGTTATCCGCTCTCGGGCGAGTTTGCAATGCGCAGCGACGTGCTGGAAGGCATTCGTATTCCCGCCGACTGGGGGCTTGAAATCGGCGTGCTGTCCGAGCTCCAGCGTAACTACTCTCATCGTCAACTATGTCAGGTGGACATTGCCGATGCCTATGACCACAAGCATCAGCCCGTCAGCGAGGGGGATGCTACCGGTGGCCTGAACCGAATGAGCTTGGACATCGCCAAGGCCCTGTATCGCAAGTTAGCGACGCAAGGAGTGAGCTTTAGCAGTGAAGACTTCCGCACGCTCAAAGCCACGTACTATCGTTTGGCGCTCGATTTGATCGAAGCTTACGATCACGACGCCACCATGAATGGCCTCAGTTTGGATCGTCACTGTGAAGAGCAGGCGGTAGAGCTGTTTGCCAGCAACCTGTTGGAAGCGGGAAACCTGTTTTTGGACAATCCCCGGGAGCGGCCCTTCATTCCTAGCTGGAACCGCGTACAAGCCGCCGTGCCCGACCTGTTGGCCAGAATGCACGAGGCGGTAGAGCTGGATAATCAAGGCAAGGTCTAG